The Pseudomonas putida nucleotide sequence GCAGATCTGCACGCCCTGGGCCGGGGTGAAGGTGCCCGGGTTCAGCCCGGACTCCAGCCACAGGCCATCGAGCAAGGCGCTGAGGCTGATGGCGGCGAGGTCGGCATCGAAGCGCTCCCAGCCCTCCTCCCGCGCCAGTTCGGCGAGCAGCGTGCGTAGCTCGCGGCGGTACTCGCCATAGGAATGGTCGTGTACCTGGTTGATCGCCTCGGCGGTCTTCACCGCGCCCCAGAACGCCAGCCAGGCATCGAGCAGCTGCGGGTCGAGCAGCTCGGCGCTGAACGAGCCACGGAAGAACGCCGACAGCCGTTCGCGGGCATTGGGTGCGACCTGGGCCATGGCCTCGCGCAGCAGCTGCATGACCCGGCCGGTGACCGCCATGTAGGCTTCGGCGACCAGCTCGTCCTTGCCCGAATAGTGGTGGCTGATCAGGCCTACCGAGACGCCGGCTTCGGCGGATATCTTGCGGATCGAGGCGCCCTGGAAGCCATGGCGCTTCAGGCAGGCCAGGGTGGCCTCGACCAGATTGGCCTTGCGCAGTTCGGGCAGCATGCGGCTGAAGCGGGCTTCCTGGGTCATGGGTGGCTCTCGTGGATCGCACAGTTGAACGACTGTATAGCAACTCGCCTCGGTCGCGAAAGCCTGTTTATACTCGGGCACGATAACAACAACAGAGGCACCGCCCATGACCGACCTGATCCACCAGCAGCTCGATGAAGGCCTGCTGACCCTGCGCCTGAACCGCGCGGACAAACTCAACGCCCTGACCAACGCCATGTATACGCGGCTGGCAGAGCTGTTCGAAGCGGCCAACAACGACCCGCAGGTCGAGGTGATCCTGATCACCGGCAGCACCGAGTGCTTCACCGCCGGCAACGACTTGCCGGACTTTCTCGACCAGCCGCCGACCGACCTGCAGAGCCCGGTGTTCCGCATGATGTGGGCGGTACTGGCGCTGGACAAACCGCTGATCGCCGCAGTGGCGGGGCCTGCGATCGGCATCGGCACCACGCTCTTGCTGCACTGCGACCAGGTACTGATCAGCCGTGACGCCAAACTGCGCACCCCGTTCGTGGCGCTGGGCGTGTGCCCGGAGTTTGGCGCGAGCCTGTTGCTGCCACAGATGCTCGGGCATGCGCGGGCGGCACAGCTGTTGCTGTGCAACCAGGCGCTGAATGGCGAACAAGCCGTGCAGTGGGGCTTGGCGAGCGAACTGTTCGACGATGGCAGGCAATGCCTGGCCGCCGCCATCAAGCTGGCGCGGCGCCTGCAGCAGTTGCCTGTCGATGCCCTGCGCATCAGCAGGCGTCTGCTCAAGGATGGGCAGCGCGAAGCGCTGGCTGCAACGGTGGCCAAGGAAGGCCTGCTGTTCATCGAGCGGCTCAACAGCGATGAAGCCAGGGCCGCCTTGACCGCGATGGTATCGCGCAAGGGTGCCTGAGCCATCAGGTTGATACCCTTGGTAGCACAGTATTACGGCATACCACATGCCGGCAAGTAACACTGCCAAGCTCAACTCGCCAATGACGCCACTCCCAGCGCATTGGCAGTATTGGCCCGAGTTTTGCTGCCATGACTGAACCCATCACGCGAGTGTTCTGCTCATGGCCCGCCTTTCCTCCCTCGTTGCCAGGTTTCGCACCCGCCGTTCTGGCTGGGTGCGCGCCTTGCCGTGTGGAGCCATGAACGGATTCCTGCGCCGAGCGTCGGCACCGTTGCAGGTCACCCTGCAACGCCTTCCCGCCGCTGTCGCCGCCAAGCAGAACGGCTTCTGGCAGATAGTCGGCTGATTTCTTCCACGAGCGTTGCGCTCGACCCACGCAGGCACCGCTGTCGCGGCGCCCGCGCACCTGCATCCGCAGAACCGCCTGGCGCGCCCTTGGTGCAGCGCCCGGGGTCCTGCACCTGGAAGAAATCCGATGACTCAAGACACCGCTATTCTCGTGATCGACCTGCAGCAGGAAGACAGCTTCCCCCTGCCGCGCCTGGACACTGTGATCGACAACGCCGCCGCGCTGATTGACGGCGCCCGCTGCCGCAACCTGCCGCTGTTCTACACCCGCCACATCAACGATGCGCAAGGCCGCGACCTGGCATTCGGCGAACCGGTCGACGCACAAGGCCGGCCAACCACCTACCGCGCTGGTACCCCGGCCATCGAAATCATCGACGCCCTGGCACCGCAGGCCGGTGACGTGGTGATCGACAAGCAGCGCTACAGCGCCTTTCACGGCACGCGCCTGGCCCAGACCTTGAAAGGCCGCGGCATCAAGCGGCTGGTGGTGATCGGTGTACTGACCGACGTGTGCGTGATGAGCAGCCTGTTCGATGCCTATCAGCACGACTTCCAGCTGGTGCTGGTCGCCGACGCCTGCACGGCGACCACGCTCGCCGCCCACTATTCGGCGCTGTTCATTCTCTCCAACTGGCTCTACGGGCTGGAAATCTTCGCCACCGCACAATTGCTGCGCAGCTGGAACCACCAGCCGGCAGCCTCTGTGCGCAGCGCAGAACCCGACCACCTCGCCCATGAGCCAGACGCATTCGTGCAGACGATTGCGCGCTTCGAGCGCCAACTGATAGCCCAGCGCTGAGGGGAGAACGACATGAAAGTAGAGAAAAGAAGCATCGATTTCATCCCGGAAGCCGAGCGCCATGGCGAGCCGCGCTCGCTGTTTTTCGTCTGGTTCGGCGCCAACGCCAACATCACCACGGTGGCCGCCGGTGTGCTGCCGATCAGCATGGGGCTCAACCTGTTCTGGAGCGCGCTGTCGATTCTGCTCGGCTCGTTGATTGGCGCGATCTTCATGGCCTCGCATTCCGCCCAGGGCCCACGACTGGGGATCCCGCAGATGATCCAGAGCCGCGCGCAGTTCGGCGTGTTCGGCGCCATCGTGCCGTTGCTGTTCGTAATGCTCATCTACCTGGGGTTCTTCGTCAGCAACACGCTGCTGGCCGCCCAGGCCATCGCCAGTGCCAGCCCGTTCGGCAACGGCGGCAACATCGCCCTGCTCGGCGGCCTGTGCTTCCTGGTGGCGCTGTTCGGCTATCAGCTCATCCACCGACTGCAGAAGCTGCTGTCGTTGCTGTCGATCGCGGTCTTCGGCATTGCCACCCTGCTGGCCTTGGCGTTGCCGATGGAAAGCGGCCAATGGACAGCGCAAGGCTTCAACCTGGCCAGCTTCCTGGCCTCGGTTAGCATCGCCGTAACTTGGCAGTTGTCCTATGCGCCTTACGTGGCCGACTACTCGCGCTATTTGCCGACCCGTACCTCGACGCGGCAAGTGTTCTGGTACAGCTACGCGGGCACGGTCATCGGCGGCAGCTGGATGATGCTGCTGGGCGCGGTACTGGCCAAGGCCATCGCCGGCTTTTCCGACAACGTCGGCCTGCAGCTGCTCGGCGTGCTCGGAGGCGGCACCTTGCTGGCGGTGGCGTTCGTGCTCTACGGGCAGATCGCGATCAACGTGTTCAACCTGTATGGCGCCTTCATGTCGACGGTGACAGTGATCGAGCCGTTCGCGGCGCTGAAGGTCACCCCCGGGGTACGCGCCAGCTTCATGTTGGTGATCTGTGCCCTGGCGACGGCGTTGTGCACTTTGGCCCAGGATGACTTCATCCAGTTTTTCCTGAACTTCATCTTTTTCATGAGCTACTTTTTGATCCCCTGGACAGCGATCAACCTGGTGGACTACTACGCGCTGCGCAAAGGGGTTTACCAGATTGCCGACATCTTTGACCCATCTGGTATCTATGGCCGGGTCAACTGGATCGCGGTGGGCGTGTTCCTCGCCACCATCGCGCTGGAGATTCCGTTCATGAATACCTCCCTCTACGTAGGGCCCGTTGCTGCCTCGCTGCAGGGCATCGACCTGGCCTGGGTGGTGGGGCTGCTGTTCCCGGCAGCCTGCTACTACGGCCTGATGAGCAAGCGCAGGGTCGCGGCGGACAGCACCGTCAAGACCTGATAAATGCAGCAGTCAAGGCTTGCGCGGTTCTTGTCGGAGCCGCGCTT carries:
- a CDS encoding enoyl-CoA hydratase-related protein, with the protein product MTDLIHQQLDEGLLTLRLNRADKLNALTNAMYTRLAELFEAANNDPQVEVILITGSTECFTAGNDLPDFLDQPPTDLQSPVFRMMWAVLALDKPLIAAVAGPAIGIGTTLLLHCDQVLISRDAKLRTPFVALGVCPEFGASLLLPQMLGHARAAQLLLCNQALNGEQAVQWGLASELFDDGRQCLAAAIKLARRLQQLPVDALRISRRLLKDGQREALAATVAKEGLLFIERLNSDEARAALTAMVSRKGA
- a CDS encoding purine-cytosine permease family protein, encoding MKVEKRSIDFIPEAERHGEPRSLFFVWFGANANITTVAAGVLPISMGLNLFWSALSILLGSLIGAIFMASHSAQGPRLGIPQMIQSRAQFGVFGAIVPLLFVMLIYLGFFVSNTLLAAQAIASASPFGNGGNIALLGGLCFLVALFGYQLIHRLQKLLSLLSIAVFGIATLLALALPMESGQWTAQGFNLASFLASVSIAVTWQLSYAPYVADYSRYLPTRTSTRQVFWYSYAGTVIGGSWMMLLGAVLAKAIAGFSDNVGLQLLGVLGGGTLLAVAFVLYGQIAINVFNLYGAFMSTVTVIEPFAALKVTPGVRASFMLVICALATALCTLAQDDFIQFFLNFIFFMSYFLIPWTAINLVDYYALRKGVYQIADIFDPSGIYGRVNWIAVGVFLATIALEIPFMNTSLYVGPVAASLQGIDLAWVVGLLFPAACYYGLMSKRRVAADSTVKT
- a CDS encoding TetR family transcriptional regulator C-terminal domain-containing protein; translation: MTQEARFSRMLPELRKANLVEATLACLKRHGFQGASIRKISAEAGVSVGLISHHYSGKDELVAEAYMAVTGRVMQLLREAMAQVAPNARERLSAFFRGSFSAELLDPQLLDAWLAFWGAVKTAEAINQVHDHSYGEYRRELRTLLAELAREEGWERFDADLAAISLSALLDGLWLESGLNPGTFTPAQGVQICEAWVDGLQAGGRQRFTAATEGC
- a CDS encoding cysteine hydrolase family protein gives rise to the protein MTQDTAILVIDLQQEDSFPLPRLDTVIDNAAALIDGARCRNLPLFYTRHINDAQGRDLAFGEPVDAQGRPTTYRAGTPAIEIIDALAPQAGDVVIDKQRYSAFHGTRLAQTLKGRGIKRLVVIGVLTDVCVMSSLFDAYQHDFQLVLVADACTATTLAAHYSALFILSNWLYGLEIFATAQLLRSWNHQPAASVRSAEPDHLAHEPDAFVQTIARFERQLIAQR